The following proteins are co-located in the Desulfobacterales bacterium genome:
- a CDS encoding BON domain-containing protein — protein MKKLIFVLGCFLLIAVTGCAPAIMAGGATGAYKVATDERTAGRFLDDKTITGKVKAKLIDDPVVKARKIDVDTIDSTVILTGVVETGAEAGRAADIARKVPGVKRVKNDLQIGSKTFGQGIDDKWIGSKIKGKLIKEPGIHSLNIDVDVNRGIVTLSGIVHSEKQKSLIIAIARNTSGVVNVIDNIVIK, from the coding sequence ATGAAAAAACTGATATTCGTACTCGGATGTTTTCTGTTAATCGCGGTCACCGGGTGTGCTCCGGCCATTATGGCCGGCGGTGCCACAGGTGCCTACAAAGTGGCTACCGATGAAAGAACGGCCGGCCGCTTTCTGGATGATAAAACCATTACGGGAAAAGTGAAGGCAAAGCTCATCGATGATCCGGTTGTCAAAGCCCGCAAAATTGATGTGGATACGATCGATTCAACGGTCATATTAACCGGCGTGGTTGAAACAGGGGCGGAAGCCGGCAGGGCAGCCGACATCGCCCGTAAGGTTCCCGGGGTGAAACGGGTCAAAAACGATCTTCAGATCGGCTCGAAAACATTCGGACAAGGCATTGATGACAAATGGATCGGCAGTAAAATCAAAGGCAAACTGATCAAGGAACCCGGCATACACTCACTGAATATCGATGTGGATGTAAACCGGGGCATCGTCACGCTGTCGGGCATCGTTCACTCGGAAAAACAGAAAAGCCTCATCATCGCCATCGCCAGAAATACGTCCGGGGTCGTGAATGTTATCGATAATATTGTGATAAAATAA
- a CDS encoding outer membrane protein transport protein, whose protein sequence is MKNVIRRFALMTIILLMFSPSVLATNGDNLIGVGPISRSMGGVGIAYPLDAISAVFANPAAMCFGPYCRVSEFNFAGTFFMPKTDTKITRGGTTISADSDNKVYAIPAFGLSVPISADPQKWRFGLSAYGVTGLGVDYRNTDLDQSTYAPYGGFPLVSGEFTQLQIMKFAPAIAYQYTDRLSFGLALHVDYASLDLRSGSSFNYGFGGQAGLIYKPVDNLSLGLNYITPQQVSHEMVNDFNGDGIADDLDLESPQQLGIGAAYDFLSNRVLVEGDIKWLNWSDADGYKEFDWDDQWVFSIGAQYEAVDNLFLRIGYNYGKNPVNEHNGFNGIGTSTTTIQGKTLPTYYYETFRILGFPAVVEQHLTLGVGYEVTPSFSLHLGYMHAFEETVSETGTDLTGAPVTLESSLSEDGIDFGLAWRF, encoded by the coding sequence ATGAAAAACGTTATCAGACGATTTGCACTCATGACGATTATCCTTTTGATGTTTTCCCCATCTGTTCTTGCCACCAATGGAGACAACCTGATCGGCGTGGGTCCGATCTCCCGGTCCATGGGCGGCGTGGGCATCGCCTATCCGCTGGACGCCATCAGCGCGGTCTTCGCCAATCCGGCTGCCATGTGCTTCGGGCCCTACTGCCGGGTGTCCGAATTCAATTTTGCAGGCACGTTTTTCATGCCGAAAACCGATACAAAAATTACCCGGGGCGGAACCACCATATCCGCTGACAGCGACAATAAGGTGTATGCCATCCCCGCCTTCGGATTATCGGTCCCCATCAGCGCGGATCCACAAAAGTGGCGGTTTGGCCTGTCCGCCTATGGCGTGACGGGGCTTGGCGTTGATTACAGAAATACGGATCTGGATCAAAGCACCTACGCACCGTATGGGGGTTTTCCCCTCGTATCCGGAGAATTTACCCAGCTGCAAATCATGAAATTTGCCCCGGCCATCGCCTATCAGTATACGGACAGGCTGTCCTTTGGACTGGCCCTTCATGTGGATTATGCCAGTCTCGATCTGAGATCCGGCTCCTCATTCAACTACGGCTTCGGGGGTCAGGCCGGCCTGATTTACAAACCCGTCGACAATCTGTCATTGGGTTTGAACTATATTACACCCCAGCAGGTCAGTCACGAGATGGTCAATGACTTTAACGGTGACGGCATAGCGGATGATCTGGATCTGGAATCTCCCCAGCAGCTGGGTATCGGTGCGGCATATGATTTCCTGAGCAACCGGGTGCTCGTGGAAGGTGATATTAAATGGCTGAACTGGTCAGATGCAGACGGATACAAGGAATTTGACTGGGATGACCAATGGGTATTTTCCATCGGCGCTCAATATGAAGCCGTCGACAACCTCTTTTTGAGAATCGGATATAATTACGGTAAAAATCCGGTCAATGAGCACAACGGATTTAATGGAATTGGTACCAGCACCACAACCATACAAGGAAAAACCCTGCCTACTTATTATTATGAAACATTCAGAATTCTGGGCTTTCCGGCAGTAGTCGAGCAGCACCTCACACTCGGCGTCGGTTATGAAGTTACCCCCAGTTTTTCACTCCATCTGGGCTACATGCATGCATTTGAAGAAACCGTTTCCGAAACCGGAACGGATCTGACCGGAGCCCCTGTCACGCTGGAATCCTCACTGAGTGAGGACGGGATCGATTTCGGGCTGGCGTGGCGGTTTTAG
- a CDS encoding (Fe-S)-binding protein has product MEQQTRDELLKLFKSKLNQAMTFYLETCSRCGLCTTACHVHESMPQIKYIAAYRAEIVRRIYKKYFKPQGKIWPKLGESKELDEMALEELYEAAYSCTGCRRCVMFCPHGIDTQMLMSIAKLLLIGAKAEPEILTLLADTSVEKGKSLDLFKDGFMAGIKRLEDDVVKKWKIEAGQTPIPIGVEGADVLYVALAGAHSIIPAAAVFNAAGIHWTLSFFEAVNFGAFVGDPTKTKLILDRIINEAIQLKVKRVCICECGTAFRVMKQMSGKQPFDVISLTEEHARYIQDGRIKLDKSTVTGTVTYHDPCQIARNAGVIDEPRYILKHLTDKYVEMSPEPAYNFCCGGGGGLVSLGEETLDFRMKSSKVKAEQIRKSGATILATACENCHTQLSNLNDHYKLGVEVKFLSSMIADALVRE; this is encoded by the coding sequence ATGGAACAGCAAACACGAGACGAGCTGCTGAAGCTTTTCAAGAGCAAGCTCAATCAGGCCATGACCTTTTATCTTGAAACCTGCTCCCGCTGCGGCCTGTGCACAACGGCCTGCCATGTCCACGAATCCATGCCCCAGATCAAATATATCGCGGCATACAGGGCAGAGATCGTGCGAAGAATATACAAAAAATATTTTAAACCCCAGGGAAAAATCTGGCCCAAACTGGGAGAATCCAAAGAGCTGGATGAAATGGCTCTGGAAGAACTCTACGAAGCAGCCTATTCATGCACGGGATGCCGCCGCTGCGTGATGTTCTGTCCGCATGGAATCGATACCCAGATGCTCATGTCCATCGCCAAGCTGCTGCTGATCGGCGCCAAAGCCGAGCCTGAAATACTGACCCTGTTAGCCGACACCTCCGTTGAAAAAGGCAAGTCCCTGGATCTGTTTAAGGACGGATTCATGGCCGGGATCAAACGGCTTGAAGATGATGTGGTAAAAAAATGGAAAATCGAAGCCGGCCAGACCCCGATCCCGATAGGGGTGGAAGGAGCAGATGTTCTGTATGTCGCCCTGGCCGGCGCACACTCAATCATACCGGCCGCTGCCGTATTTAACGCCGCCGGTATCCACTGGACCCTGAGCTTCTTCGAAGCCGTCAATTTCGGCGCCTTTGTCGGAGATCCCACAAAAACAAAGCTGATTCTGGATCGGATCATCAACGAAGCGATCCAGCTCAAGGTCAAACGGGTCTGCATCTGCGAATGCGGAACCGCCTTCAGGGTCATGAAACAGATGTCCGGGAAACAACCGTTTGACGTAATCTCCCTCACCGAGGAACACGCCCGGTACATCCAGGACGGCAGAATCAAATTGGACAAATCAACGGTCACCGGCACGGTTACCTATCATGATCCGTGCCAGATTGCCAGAAACGCTGGCGTGATCGATGAACCCCGCTACATCCTGAAACATTTGACAGACAAGTATGTAGAGATGTCTCCTGAACCCGCTTACAATTTCTGCTGCGGCGGCGGGGGCGGTCTGGTCTCTCTTGGGGAAGAAACCCTTGATTTCAGAATGAAATCTTCAAAGGTCAAGGCCGAGCAGATCAGAAAATCTGGCGCAACAATCCTTGCAACGGCCTGTGAAAACTGCCACACGCAATTGAGCAATCTCAATGATCATTACAAACTGGGCGTCGAGGTTAAATTCCTCTCCTCAATGATTGCAGATGCACTGGTGCGGGAGTAA
- a CDS encoding respiratory nitrate reductase subunit gamma, which produces MEALYYIILVPMVYVAFAIFIFGVGFRLLKLYQQPKHPIALNIFPEKKPGWLWALHDAFLFPTVRRHNFVLWIFLIIFHAGLLLLIIGHLELIKKFSIFQIIPHNVFIGKGFVGLALCFALLFFLFRRFVSPNRDLSVFEDYFLLILLFLTVLFGSQMDWARTWYEYGELTVPDYRAYLMSLLVFKPELPYEVTASGHSFMLVLHVFFANLFLMFFPFSKIMHSFFTIPMNKLRRG; this is translated from the coding sequence GTGGAGGCGCTGTATTATATCATCCTGGTACCCATGGTGTATGTGGCATTTGCCATCTTTATTTTCGGGGTTGGATTCAGGCTGCTGAAACTGTATCAACAGCCGAAGCATCCCATCGCCCTTAATATTTTTCCTGAGAAAAAACCCGGCTGGTTGTGGGCACTGCATGATGCCTTTCTTTTTCCAACGGTTCGAAGACACAATTTCGTGCTGTGGATATTTCTCATCATCTTTCATGCCGGGCTGCTGCTGCTGATCATCGGCCATCTGGAACTGATAAAAAAATTTTCCATATTTCAGATCATCCCGCACAACGTGTTTATCGGAAAAGGATTTGTCGGACTCGCCCTTTGCTTCGCCCTGCTGTTTTTTCTCTTCAGACGGTTCGTTTCTCCGAATCGCGATTTATCGGTCTTTGAAGATTATTTCCTGTTGATTCTGCTTTTTCTCACCGTGCTGTTCGGCAGCCAGATGGATTGGGCCAGAACATGGTATGAATACGGCGAGCTGACAGTACCCGACTATCGCGCCTACCTGATGAGCCTGCTGGTGTTCAAGCCCGAGCTTCCGTATGAAGTCACGGCATCCGGGCATTCCTTCATGCTGGTGCTGCATGTATTTTTTGCCAATCTGTTCCTGATGTTTTTTCCGTTCAGCAAAATCATGCATTCCTTTTTCACGATTCCCATGAATAAATTAAGACGAGGTTAA